TTAGAGAAGCTCGATTCGCTCACGCGGCTGAAACCCGCTTGGCTGCGGAACATCTCCGTGGTGGTGGTGGACGAGGTGCATGTGCTGGGCGATGACAAACGCGGGCCGCGGTTAGAAGGCGCAATGGCACGGTTTATGAGCTTCAATACCGCTGCACGCGTCATCGGATTGTCCGCGACCATCTCGAACGTTGCGGAGTTCGGCCGCTGGCTCGATGCGCGTGTTATCCAATCGGACTGGCGACCGGTGCCCCTGAAGGAGGAGATCTTGCTGGCGAAGAGTGACCGTGAGATCATCGAGCGCGTCGATCTGGAGGTAGACCGTGGCGCGCAGGTGCTCGTCTTCGTGAATACGAAACGCGGTGCCGCATCGTTTGCACGAAAGATCGCTGCGGAGTTGCGATTGCGGAACGACGCGCTGGATAAGCTTGCCGAGAAGGTGGATATCGGCGTGGATGATCTGCCGGAGATCGTGCGCTATGGCGTTGCGTATCATAACTCATGGCTGCATCCCGAGCAGCGGCGGGCAATCGAGGACAGCTTTCGCGCACGTGACTTAAAGGTGATCTGCTGCACGCCCACGCTCGCTATGGGCGTCTCACTCCCGGCGAAGCTGGTGCTGATCCGGAACTACAAATTCTACACGCTCGGTCGCGGTCTCGAGCCGATGCCGGTCTTCTGGGTGAAGCAGGTCTTTGGACGTGCAGGGCGGCCTGAGCACGATGCGTACGGCACGGGCGTGATCGTGGCGCGGGACGAAGAATCCCGTGAGGAGATCCAGAGCGTCTACATCGATGGCGAGCTTGAGCGGATCGAGTCCCGGTTCTCGACGGAGGCGATGACCGAGCAGATACTCGCCACGATCGTCGGCGGCGCACAGCGGATCGAGCAGGTCCTCGAGTTTCTCAACAGCACCTTCTACGCGTACCAGCATAGCACGGAGCTTGATGCACTCCTATCAGATCTGGATGGTATCCTGCTGGATCTAGCACGAAAGGGCTTCATCGAGCTTGACGGTGACCGGTTGCGGCCCACGCTTTTCGGCACGCTCGCATCACGACTCTACCTATCTGTGCACTCCGCGCTGGAGCTGCGTGAGGGTATCCAAACCTTGAGCGAGGCAGACCGGACCGGTACGATGTCCATTGCCGATTTTGACCTCCTGATTCTGCTCTGCAAATGCGACGAGATCATTCCGCTGACCGTGAAGCAGGCGTTCGAGATCGCGACGAATTTGAGCGAGAACCTCGAGTGGGTGTATTATGGCGGGCACGCGCTGGGCAGTGCGATCGTGGCGCAGGCGTGGATCGAGGAGCTCACGTACGCCGAGTTGAAGGTGAAGTTCAATGCGTACCCGGGCGAGATTCACAACACCATCTTCAATCTCGGGTGGATGGCGTATGCCGCCTCAAGAATCGCTGAATACCTCAATGAGGACCGCATGAGTGCGCGGTTGCAACACCTGCACGACCGTATAAAGCACGGTGTGAAATCGGAATTGCTCGGCCTGGTCACGATAAAAGGCGTGGGTCGCGTGATTGCTCGTGGCCTGTACGCGCGAGGGCTGCGAACGCCACGCGAGGTGGCGACGGCCGATCTGCGGCAGCTCGAGCAGGCTCCGGGCGTGGGTACAAAACGAGCAGTCAAGTTGAAGGAGGAGGCACTGGAGCAATGCATGAGCTGAAGTGTTGGGTGCACGACTGGAGCGTTAACGTGACGGAACTCTCGAACTTCGGCTCGCTGCTGAATCCACTCTATACGATTGGTGTGGAACTGGAGCTTCATGTCTCAGAGAGTCCTGACGCGCTACACCGGCTGCTGACCGACACGGGACTCGTATCTCGTGAGTCCATACCGTTCGACGTGGTCACGAACTTCAGAGGCTCGGCCACGAACGAGCCGTATTATGCGGCACATATCCGGTATGACGGCATGCCGAAACGGTATGAGGTAGCGGCGCACGACACGGGCGGGGTACTCAGAACGAAGATCGCGTACAAGCCCGTGGTGACGCCGGCAGAGTTGCAGTTGCATCATCCCGCGAATTTCGTGCGGTTGGGCATCACGGTAGATGAGTGGGAGTTGCATAATTACAAGCATTATTTCATGCTCCTCATCGCCTCGAAACGGTACGAGTGCTTTGATCTCTGGGTGACAGCCGCAGTGGAGCAGGAGGCGGAGGCGGCCGCTGAGAAACCGTCCGGGTTCACGACGGTCAGAGTCAAGCTGGCGGAATCAGAGTTGAAGCGGAAGGACGTACCCTGTGCGTGGTATGTGCAGCGACTGGCGATTTTTGAGAATCTTGATGTAGAAGCGGAGGTGCGGAAGAAGCTGGCGGAGGCCTGAGTGAGGTTACTCGCTCATTCACGATCACCACGATGAATGAGTCGCGTATTCATTCATAGGGGGAGAGAGAAGGAGGAAGACCGAACATGGGTGAAGAGGATAGAGAAACGGTATTAGGGAACTATAGAGCAGCGGGAACGATTCTCGCAGAGGTCAAAGCAGCGGCGGTAGCACGGGTGAAGGAAGGCGTGTCACTCCTGGAGGTCGCGGAGTTCGTGGAGGAGATGACACGAGAGAAGGGCGGTGAGCCTGCATTCCCCTGTAATATTTCGCGGAACGAGGAGGCTGCGCATGCTACGCCCGCGATCGGTGATGGGAGGGTCTTCGGTCCGGATCTCGTGAAGCTCGATATCGGCGTGCATGTGGACGGGTACATTGCTGATAGTGCAGTGACCGTGGATCTGAGCGGTGAGCACGGCGATCTGGTAGAAGCAGCGGAGGCGGCGTTAGCGGCTGCTATCAGGATCATCCATGACGGCGTGAGCGCAGGCGAGATCGGCGAGGTCATTGAGAATGCGATACGGGAGCACGGATACCGACCGGTGGTCAATCTCTCCGGGCACGGGCTCGCACGCTATGACGCCCACGTTCGTCCCACTATCCCGAACACGCGGTCTGAGCATGGCCCCGTGCTGAAGGAGAACGATGTCGTGGCGATCGAGCCCTTCGCGACCGACGGTGTGGGCAAGGTGACGGAAGGCGGTCTTCTGGAGATCTATGGCCTGATTAGGGCACGACCTGTTCGCGTACGCGAGGCGAAGCAACTGCTGAAAACGTTAGAGCAGTATCACGGATTGCCGTTTGCGAAGCGGTGGCTGCCGCGCGAACGGCTCGATCTCGCATTGCGGACACTGAGTACCGCGGGCGCGCTACGTGAGTATCCCGTCCTGCGTGAGGAGGGCAGCGGGATGGTCTCACAGGCCGAGCATACCGTCATCGTGACGAAGAACGGGTGTGAGGTAACGACGAAGTAACGACCGCTTCACGCGTGATACAGAACTGCAAGCAAGTAAGCAAGAAAAAGCATGCTCCATATCGACGGCTCTGTGGGCGAAGGTGGCGGGCAGATCATCCGAACCGCTATCGCATTAGCGGCTATCACCGGTACAGAGGTTGAGATCGCGAATATCCGTGCGAACCGCCCGAAGCCCGGGTTGTCGGCGCAGCATCTACACGCGGTGAAGGCCGTTGCGCGCCTTGCAGACGGCCAGACCGAGGGGCTAGCGCTGCGGTCCACGCGCTTGACCTTCGCACCCGGCCCGCTTAAAGGGTTTGAGGGTACCATTGATATCGGCACGGCCGGCAGCATTACGCTACTATTACAATGCCTCATTCCCGTCACGCTCTTTGCAGACCGCGCCACTCACGTCAGGATAACGGGCGGAACCGACGTGGCATGGTCTCCCCCGATCGATTTTTACACGCAGGTCTTCCTGCCCGCGCTGAAGGAGATGGGCTGTGACGTGCACCTCGATGTGCTGCAGCGCGGGTACTATCCCCAGGGCGGCGGCGTGGTGGACGTTACGGTACAACCGGTGAAGCAGTTGAAAGGGTTTCTAGCTCAGGAATCTAAACGTGTTGAGGTAATAGGGGGCATCTCACATTCCTGCGGACTGCCCGCGCACGTGGCCGAGCGGCAGGCGAACGCGGCAAACCGGCTATTGCGAGCGGCAGGCTACCATGCAGACCTAAAAACGGAGATCGTCGAAAAAAGCACCTGGACGACGGGCTGCGGGATCACGCTCTGGTGCGGGTACAAGGGCGGGAGCGCACTGGGCGAACGCGGTAAGCGTGCGGAGGTGGTGGGTGAAGAGGCAGCACGAAATCTTACGACCGAATTACAATCCTCTGCAACAGTTGACGTCCACCTGGCAGATCAACTCGTCCCATATACCGCACTTGCCGACGGGCCTTCCGAACTACGAGTGAGAGCGATGACCATGCATCTCGAGACGAATCTGTACATCACGCAGCAGTTTCTGGACGTTGCCGGTGAAATCGGGCAGGAACGTACAGATGGAGAAGCGGTTTTTGTGATCCGGAAGGTGTAGCTAAGTTAGTTTTTTATAAGCTGAGTGGCGGTTTTTCCACGGTTCTTTATCGTCGATCCCGGGCAAGTAGGGCAGATCTTCTGACCCTGGTGGCTCACACCGCAGCAGCCTGCAACTCGGTCAACCACTCCAGTGCGATCTCATGCACGCCGTTAATAATGAATTGAATGGCCACCGTGGCCAGGATCAAGCCCATGATACGGGAGATCGCCAGTGCGCCCACCTTGCCCAGACGAGCGAAGATCCTGTCCGCGTTCGCGAGGCAAACGTAGGTGAGCACCATGATGATCAGCACTGACCCCAGCACCACCAGCGTAACCCCGATATCACCGCGTGAAATGAAGAGCATCACGGTCGAGATGGTGCCCGGCCCTGCGATCATGGGAACGCCCATGGGTGTTATCCCCACGTCCTCGCGTTCTATCGATTCCCGTTTCTCGGCCTCGGTCGTCTTCGTGCCCGGCATCGCGCCGAAGAGCATCGTAAACGCCACACTGAACAGGAGTATACCACCAGCGATCCGAAACGCGGGAATCGTTATGCTGTAGAAGAGGAAAATGTACCGTCCAACGAGCGCGAAAGTGATCAGCGTGCTGGCGGCCATCATGACGGCCTTCGCCGCTACCTGTCGCTGCTCATCCCGTGAGTAGTCACGTGTTATGGCCGTAAAGAAGGGGACGATCCCGATGGGATTCGCAATGGCGAAGATCGCTATAAAGACCGAGACGGCGTACGCAAGCTCCATAGTCTGAAGATAAGTGACTGAAGGGTTATATGTACATGAGACGTGCTGCTTTGTGCAAACCACACCGTTACGGTTTCTCCGGCACGGGCCTACCGTAGCGGAAGATGATATTGCAGCTCCCCTCATGCGAGACCATGCAGGGCCCAATCGGATGCCTGGGGGTGCATACCGTGCCGAACAAGGGGCATTCGGCGGGCTCCACGATGCCGCGCAGAATCTCACCGCAGCGGCAGCCTTCTGGCTCCTGATACTCGCTGCTCAACGACCGTAATTCGTCTTCATATTGCTTCCGTGCATCGTACTGCTCGAATTCGGGACGCAGAGCAAGCCCGCTACCAGCTATAAGGGGAAAGCCGCGCCAGCCGACGTCGCAGGGCTCAAAGACAGTCGCCAGTATCTGCTTTGCCTTTTCATTACCGTCGCGCTTCACCACCCGGGCATATTCGTTCTCGACCTTTGCCTCGCCCCGCTGTTTCTGCTTGGCCAGCATGGACGTGGCCACGAGCAGATCGAGCGGCTCAAAGCCAGCAATCACCTGCGGGATGTTGTACCTGCTCGATAGGAACTCATAGGGTGTAGTGCCAATGATGGCGGAGACGTGCCCGGGGTCGATAAAGCCGTCTATGCGCAGCTCACCCATCTGTAGCAGCGCATCCAGCGCCGGTGGTATGAGCCGGTGCGCGGAGAGAATAGAGAAATTCTCCGGCGGGTTGCTCAGAATTACCGATGCGGGCGCGGGTGCGGTCGTCTCAAATCCGATAGAGAAGAAGATAACGTCCTTATCGGTTCGCTGCGCGAGTGCGATACAGTCGGTTATGCTGTAGACCATTCGAATGTCCTGGCCTTCAGCCTTGACGTCCGCTAAGGACTGCTCCTCGCCCGGTACCCGGAACATATCGCCAAAGGTCGCGATCACGTTGCCCGCGCGGGCGAGCGCGATAGCCTCCTCGATCTCGCGCGCCGTCGTCACACATACCGGGCAGCCGGGACCCGCGCGTATCTCTATTCCCGCATCACGCAGCAGTGAGTCCAGGCCGAATCGCACTAGGGTGTCCTGATGCGTGCCGCAGACGTGCATTAGCCGCAAATTGAGCTTGAGGGCCTTCAACTTGGCCAGTATCTCGCGTGCTAACCGCTCATCTCGATAGGTGAACATGGGTGCTCTCAGTACTCGTTCTTACCTTGCCGCTATCATTATTTCTTTCCGCTTTAGATCGCCGCGTGGAGCATGAACGGCAGCATAACGGGGTGGACGCGGGAATACAACCGGAAAAATGCGTGCCACTAGCACGATCAAAATCAAGGAGCAAAAATTGAGGTGGTGTTACCGGTGGTAAGTTTTCGTCCCGGTGAGGAAGCCCCAATTCACGCTTTTGCTTTTAAGATTATCTCGATCGACGAGACGTTCGCTTTTTCTCCCTGTTCTCCCGTGAGCTGCTCGGTGCCGATCTTGATGTCCTTCAACTCGACACCCGGCATGAACTTCGTTCGCACAACTTCTGCGGTATCCACCGCCCGTGAAATCGCCCGTCCTCTCGCCTTGATCACTATCTCGTCTGACCCGCTATTGAGTTGCGTCACCACTGCCAGGACATAACTCATTACCGACTTATTCCCGATATAGATCACGTTGTCTTCTGCCATGTTAACTCACCAGTTGTATAATTATGTATAGCAGCGGCTATTTAAAGGTAGTATGCACCGCTCACGCCAGCGGGATTTCCAATTCGACGCGGCCTTCGATCTCGAATCGTTCAGCTGAAACGGGTTCCTCACCGCCCTCTGAATACGGTGACTGGGGGCGTGTCGCTCTCGTGCTCCCGCTCAAGCTTCATGAGCTGAGCGGTCTATTTATTGATCTGACTGAACGTGATGTCCATGCAGCTCCTGGAACGGATTTACCAGCAGGCGTTACCGGCACTGGAAGAGAAGCAAGTCAGTGCGGTCAGGATCGGGTTGGGGTTGTTGGCCGTCGAGGTTGACGATGGTGCCCTTGCGGTATCTTACGTGCTGCGAGATGAACTACCGCCCGGCTGTGCCCTCATACCGGCTGACACACCACTCCGCGGCATTGCCGCGAGAGAGATGGCTGCATGGGCTTTTACGGGCCACAATCCGTTGTTCACGTCACTCGGTGTGGCCGTTCTTAACAGTGTTGTTGACCCTGCAGCAATTGAGCGGCGGTCCCGTGATGAACTCGCTGAGCTGATCCATCCGGACGATCAAATCGGCATGGTCGGCTACATTGAGCCGATGGCGCAGTTCCTCAGGTCGCGAACCGCGAAGGAGCTGATCATCTTCGATCGCAGCAGGGAACCGTTTGGCGAGGTCTATCCCGAATCGCGCCAGCGAGAACTACTGCCGCGGTGCACTATTCTGCTGATCACCGGCACAACAACACTGAATCGTTCCCTTGATGCGATCCTGCAGCAGACAAACGCGCGAGAGGTTATCCTCGTGGGCACAAGCACCCCCCTGTATCCCGAGGCGTTTCGGGACACGAAGGTGACCCGACTTGCAGGCTCACTCTGGCGGCAAGAGCACCGGGATGCGATTTTTGCCGCGATTAGCGAGGCCCGTGGCATGCGGGCACTGAGCGCATACGGTACGAAGGTTTTCCTTGCAGTCCCAAAGCCGTAACCGGGTGGCGGAAGGGAAAGCTTTATATATGCAGTGCTTCCGATGTATATCCGAGCGGTCCGAAAGCCAGCTCAGAACCCGGGCAAAGGGGGACTGACGGTCCATGGATGAGATACAACTGATCGAACGGTCTGACGGCCATTTCTATCGTACGCCGATCGGTATCCTTCCCAGTGTGACTACCATTATGCGGGAACTGCCGAAACCGCAGCTGGAATCATGGAAGAGCCGAACACCCAACTGGCAGGAGATATCACACCATGCCCGAGACGTCGGCTCAAGGACACACCGTATCATCGAGCGGTACCTGAAAAACGGGACGATTGATCAGTTCTACTCAGACGAGATCGCACGATCCTTCTCCGCATTCCGCGGCTGGCTCGATGCGAGTGGTTTTGAGCCGGTGGAGAGTGAGCGAATGATATGGAGCGAGCGGGGCTACGGCGGAACGGTCGACCTCGTGGGGTATTTGAACGAGGAGCTCTACGTCATTGACATCAAAACCGCTCGGGCAGTCTATCCGGATTACTCGTTACAGATCGCCGCTTACCGGACCGGTTATGAGGAACGGACCAGGGAGAGGATAACGGGTATGGGTATCGTCCGCCTGGATAAACCCACCGGTGGGTTTGAATGGCGAGCATACGATGATGAAGCGTATCACCGTGCCTGGGCCACATTTTCACAGCTCTGTGAGTCCTGGCATGAAGCATATGGGGGAGAAATATGAGCACACGAAGTTTACAGACGGAACTGGAGGTATATGAGAGCGCCTCGACGCGAGCATTAGTTGTCCTCGAGCATCCGCGCGAATCCGGAACAGCCGTCCTGGAGGAAGCAGTCGCGAACTTCCCGTTTTCGCTCACGATCGCCGATCGGGTGATCAGCACGATAATCGAGTTAACACCGGAGGCGCGAGCGCGCGCGCGGACGAAGCAGAGGAGATGCAGTCTCTGCGGCAACAAGGAGGTCGCGTACGAGAAGCAATCCGGCGGGTTCTCACACCTGATCTGCAAGAACTGCGCGATCCATTATATCCGCGATGCTGATGCGTTGCAGCAGAAAGCGTGGATACACTGACTATATAAAACGGGATCACCCTTCTGCTAGTAAGGGAATAGTGGTGCGGTGCGGCGGTATTCTGTAATCGGCATCGTAGCGTGGGATTGGGTGAGGATATGAAAGAGGCGATGTTCTACGAACGGCTAGAGGAGGATGCCGTTCGCTGTCATCTCTGCCCCCATGAGTGCAAGATAAAGGAATCACGACGGGGTATTTGCGGCGTGCGCGAGAACCAGGCGGGGGTGCTGTATAGCCTCGTGTACGGTAAGGTAGTAGCAGAAGCGATCGATCCGATCGAGAAGAAACCGCTCTTCCATTTCTATCCCGGGTCTTCTGTGTACTCACTCGCGACCGTGGGCTGCAACTTCCGCTGCAGGAACTGCCAGAACTACGATATCTCGCAGATGCCGAAGGACAAGAAACGGATCATGGGCGAGGAGAAATCGCCTGAAGAGATCGTTGAGATCGCAACGCACTACAACTGCAGGAGCATCGCGTATACCTACGTTGAGCCCACGATCTTCTTCGAGTTCGCTTATGATACCGCGAAACTGGCGCACCAGGCGGGGATTTGCAACATCTTCGTCTCCAATGGCTACACCACGGAGGAGGCGATACGAACGCTCGCGCCCTATCTGGATGCGGTCAACGTAGATCTGAAGAGCCTCTCCGAGGAGCTGTATCACACGAATTGCGGCGGGCATGTTCAGCCCGTGCTCGATGCGATCAAGCTCTACAAGCGCCTCAGTATCTGGGTCGAGGTGACGACACTCGTGATCCCGACCCTGAACGATACCGAAGAGGAATTCAGGGGTATCGCCGAGTTCATCAAGGACGTGGGTGTCGACATTCCCTGGCACATCTCGCAGTTCTACCCAACCTACAAACTCATGGATCTGCCCCGAACACCGGTCTCTACGCTCCGTACCGCTCGAAACATCGGACTGGAAGTGGGCTTACGGTATGTCTATGAGGGCAACGTGCCCGGCGAGGGCAATGAAAATACCTACTGCTACCACTGCGGTACCTTACTGATCAGGCGGTATGGGTTCCAGGTGCTGGAGAACATCCTCTCCGAGGACGCTAAGTGCCCGAACTGCGGCACGCCGCTTGATGGGGTGTTTTGTGGTTCTGCTCAACCCTAGAATAGGTAGTGGTTCAGGCCTGTTCCCGCTGCCTGAGTGCCCGCTTCAATTCTTCCAGCTCGATGATCGGCGCCTTACAGGTGTACTGCTCGCAGATATACACGGTGGGCTTGCCCGCCTTTGGCGCTTTGTCTTTGATGAATGGGATCTCGCTAGACAACGCCCCTTCATGTTCGTCCGGAGCTGTAAAGACCGAAACGCTCTGAGGGAGGAAATAACGTCCCAGCACAGCGAGAACGGGCTGTGCCGCGTCTTGCGACTCCGCGGTAACGACGATCTGGAGCGGGTTGCTCAGGTAGAACGCAAGGGCACAGAGCATCTGCGCATGCTCCAGCGGATTTTGTTCCAGAGACTCGCGGAACGTAAGCAAGATCCCTTCTGCTTTTCTGCTGAGCGTTTCGTCGTCCATGAACGCAGCAAGCCGAAGCAGGTTCTGCGCCGCGATCGAGTTGCCCGAGGGCACAGGCCCGTCGTACGCGTCCTTTATCGATATGCCGACCTCAGCTTCAGCAAGTCGGTTCGAAACGAATCCACCGTCTTTATCGTCACCAAAAAGCGCCACCATGCCGTTATTCAGGTTAATCGCCGCGCGTAACCATTGCGCATCGAAGCTGGCTTCATAAAGGTCGAG
Above is a window of Methanomicrobia archaeon DNA encoding:
- a CDS encoding DEAD/DEAH box helicase is translated as MKLSDLSLDAGLEALLAHSTINELYPPQEAAIRAGLLDSDHNFVIATPTASGKTFLAELSMLQSILTAAGKCLYVVPLNALAYEKYQNFKERYGAAVTVGISTGDYESSSRYLERYDITILTLEKLDSLTRLKPAWLRNISVVVVDEVHVLGDDKRGPRLEGAMARFMSFNTAARVIGLSATISNVAEFGRWLDARVIQSDWRPVPLKEEILLAKSDREIIERVDLEVDRGAQVLVFVNTKRGAASFARKIAAELRLRNDALDKLAEKVDIGVDDLPEIVRYGVAYHNSWLHPEQRRAIEDSFRARDLKVICCTPTLAMGVSLPAKLVLIRNYKFYTLGRGLEPMPVFWVKQVFGRAGRPEHDAYGTGVIVARDEESREEIQSVYIDGELERIESRFSTEAMTEQILATIVGGAQRIEQVLEFLNSTFYAYQHSTELDALLSDLDGILLDLARKGFIELDGDRLRPTLFGTLASRLYLSVHSALELREGIQTLSEADRTGTMSIADFDLLILLCKCDEIIPLTVKQAFEIATNLSENLEWVYYGGHALGSAIVAQAWIEELTYAELKVKFNAYPGEIHNTIFNLGWMAYAASRIAEYLNEDRMSARLQHLHDRIKHGVKSELLGLVTIKGVGRVIARGLYARGLRTPREVATADLRQLEQAPGVGTKRAVKLKEEALEQCMS
- a CDS encoding type II methionyl aminopeptidase → MGEEDRETVLGNYRAAGTILAEVKAAAVARVKEGVSLLEVAEFVEEMTREKGGEPAFPCNISRNEEAAHATPAIGDGRVFGPDLVKLDIGVHVDGYIADSAVTVDLSGEHGDLVEAAEAALAAAIRIIHDGVSAGEIGEVIENAIREHGYRPVVNLSGHGLARYDAHVRPTIPNTRSEHGPVLKENDVVAIEPFATDGVGKVTEGGLLEIYGLIRARPVRVREAKQLLKTLEQYHGLPFAKRWLPRERLDLALRTLSTAGALREYPVLREEGSGMVSQAEHTVIVTKNGCEVTTK
- a CDS encoding RNA 3'-terminal phosphate cyclase, which encodes MLHIDGSVGEGGGQIIRTAIALAAITGTEVEIANIRANRPKPGLSAQHLHAVKAVARLADGQTEGLALRSTRLTFAPGPLKGFEGTIDIGTAGSITLLLQCLIPVTLFADRATHVRITGGTDVAWSPPIDFYTQVFLPALKEMGCDVHLDVLQRGYYPQGGGVVDVTVQPVKQLKGFLAQESKRVEVIGGISHSCGLPAHVAERQANAANRLLRAAGYHADLKTEIVEKSTWTTGCGITLWCGYKGGSALGERGKRAEVVGEEAARNLTTELQSSATVDVHLADQLVPYTALADGPSELRVRAMTMHLETNLYITQQFLDVAGEIGQERTDGEAVFVIRKV
- a CDS encoding MarC family protein, producing MRGAAISSSATVGPCRRNRNGVVCTKQHVSCTYNPSVTYLQTMELAYAVSVFIAIFAIANPIGIVPFFTAITRDYSRDEQRQVAAKAVMMAASTLITFALVGRYIFLFYSITIPAFRIAGGILLFSVAFTMLFGAMPGTKTTEAEKRESIEREDVGITPMGVPMIAGPGTISTVMLFISRGDIGVTLVVLGSVLIIMVLTYVCLANADRIFARLGKVGALAISRIMGLILATVAIQFIINGVHEIALEWLTELQAAAV
- the hypD gene encoding hydrogenase formation protein HypD produces the protein MFTYRDERLAREILAKLKALKLNLRLMHVCGTHQDTLVRFGLDSLLRDAGIEIRAGPGCPVCVTTAREIEEAIALARAGNVIATFGDMFRVPGEEQSLADVKAEGQDIRMVYSITDCIALAQRTDKDVIFFSIGFETTAPAPASVILSNPPENFSILSAHRLIPPALDALLQMGELRIDGFIDPGHVSAIIGTTPYEFLSSRYNIPQVIAGFEPLDLLVATSMLAKQKQRGEAKVENEYARVVKRDGNEKAKQILATVFEPCDVGWRGFPLIAGSGLALRPEFEQYDARKQYEDELRSLSSEYQEPEGCRCGEILRGIVEPAECPLFGTVCTPRHPIGPCMVSHEGSCNIIFRYGRPVPEKP
- the albA gene encoding DNA-binding protein Alba → MAEDNVIYIGNKSVMSYVLAVVTQLNSGSDEIVIKARGRAISRAVDTAEVVRTKFMPGVELKDIKIGTEQLTGEQGEKANVSSIEIILKAKA
- the amrS gene encoding AmmeMemoRadiSam system radical SAM enzyme codes for the protein MKEAMFYERLEEDAVRCHLCPHECKIKESRRGICGVRENQAGVLYSLVYGKVVAEAIDPIEKKPLFHFYPGSSVYSLATVGCNFRCRNCQNYDISQMPKDKKRIMGEEKSPEEIVEIATHYNCRSIAYTYVEPTIFFEFAYDTAKLAHQAGICNIFVSNGYTTEEAIRTLAPYLDAVNVDLKSLSEELYHTNCGGHVQPVLDAIKLYKRLSIWVEVTTLVIPTLNDTEEEFRGIAEFIKDVGVDIPWHISQFYPTYKLMDLPRTPVSTLRTARNIGLEVGLRYVYEGNVPGEGNENTYCYHCGTLLIRRYGFQVLENILSEDAKCPNCGTPLDGVFCGSAQP